The proteins below are encoded in one region of Engraulis encrasicolus isolate BLACKSEA-1 chromosome 1, IST_EnEncr_1.0, whole genome shotgun sequence:
- the LOC134457976 gene encoding deleted in malignant brain tumors 1 protein-like: MTYAATYVNATVGSTAHLFCSYTFPSHLVFKKAFWTLVPLKPWPDLALDPLYVGRVSVDCRDGTQTCALNISALNTSDSRAYYCRVETKGQTWVQSPGVELRVTGTVRLVSGANRCSGRVEVYHEGVWGTVCDDGWDVTDAAVVCREVGCGNATKALTRAHFGEGSGTIWMDDVNCAGSESTLKNCNHRGWGSHNCGHHEDAGVKCSGTVRLINGPTACSGRVEVYHEGVWGTVCDDGWDVTDAAVVCREVGCGDAIKALTRAHFGEGSGTIWMDDVNCTGSESTLKNCNQRGWGNHNCGHNEDAGVNCSGNNGSIPSPVRLSGGRTNCSGWVEVYHVDQWASVCDDGWDMNDAAVVCRQLGCGDALCAPESSHFGTVRGSTDDRMTDVSCSGTEGFLTDCSHAIRQQIPCETAGVVCTGASMQTEITLTPPESTVSAGDSIEFRCSTSSDTCSSTDFKLSRNGEAMMTTSATDYQRNVTFALLSLDTSSQGNYSCGYSPNFTESVPVTLTVVSLAKPVLTLETDTPTWGQPVQMTCTISTEHLGGTFTLQQLSGSYRAEKQGSTPTVDFTIPQAYNSHSGSYYCQYETRVNDRLFNSTLSNLLNFSVTASSVRLSGGRTNCSGRVEVYHVDQWASVCDDGWDMNDAVVVCRQLGCGDALCAPESSHFGAVRGSTDDRMTDVACSGTEGFLTDCSHAIRQQIPCETAGVVCTGASMQPEISLTPPESTVSAGDSIEFRCTTSSDTCSSTDFKLSRNGESMMTTSATDYHRNVTFALLSLDTSSQGNYSCGYSPNFTESVPVTLTVVSLANPVLTLETDTPTWGQPVQMTCTISTEHLGGTFTLQQLSGSYRAEKRGSTPTVDFTIPQAYNSHSGSYYCQYETRVNDRLFNSTLSNLLNFSVMASSIRLSGGRTSCSGWVEVYHVDQWASVCDDGWDMNDAVVVCRQLGCGDALCAPESSHFGTVRGSTDDRMTDLACSGTEGFLTDCSHAIRQQIPCETAGVVCTGASMQPEITLTPPESTVPAGDSIEFRCATSSDTCNTTEFKLSRNGETINATSATDYQRHVTFGFPSLDISNQGIYSCAYSPTFTESVPVNLTIVALAKPVLTLETDTPTWGQPVQMTCTISTEHLGGTFTLQQQPGSYKRKKQGSTPAVVFTIPQAYGSHSGSYNCQYEIRVNGRLFTSTSSNHMNLSVKDLIKPNEEVCPSFG, encoded by the exons GGACTGTGAGGCTGGTGAGTGGAGCGAATCGATGTTCTGGAAGAGTGGAGGTATATCATGAAGGAGTGTGGGGGACAGTGTGTGATGATGGGTGGGATGTAACTGATGCTGCAGTGGTGTGCAGAGAGGTGGGCTGTGGGAATGCCACAAAAGCTCTGACACGGGCTCACTTTGGAGAGGGATCAGGAACAATCTGGATGGATGATGTGAACTGTGCGGGATCTGAGTCTACACTGAAGAACTGTAACCATAGAGGATGGGGAAGCCATAACTGTGGACACCATGAGGATGCTGGAGTTAAATGTTCAG ggaCTGTGAGACTGATTAATGGCCCCACTGCGTGTTCTGGAAGAGTGGAGGTATATCATGAAGGAGTGTGGGGGACAGTGTGTGATGATGGGTGGGATGTAACTGATGCTGCAGTGGTGTGCAGAGAGGTGGGCTGTGGGGATGCCATTAAAGCTCTGACACGGGCTCACTTTGGAGAGGGATCAGGAACAATCTGGATGGATGATGTGAACTGTACGGGATCTGAGTCTACACTGAAGAACTGTAACCAAAGAGGATGGGGAAACCATAACTGTGGACACAATGAGGATGCAGGAGTTAATTGTTCTGGTAA CAATGgttctataccat CCCCTGTTAGGCTGTCTGGCGGCCGCACCAACTGTTCTGGATGGGTGGAGGTCTACCACGTAGACCAgtgggccagtgtgtgtgatgatggctGGGACATGAACGATGCTGCGGTGGTGTGCAGACAGCTGGGGTGCGGTGACGCTCTTTGTGCCCCTGAGAGCTCCCACTTTGGCACTGTCAGAGGAAGCACTGATGACAGGATGACTGATGTATCATGCTCAGGAACCGAAGGCTTCCTCACTGACTGCTCCCATGCCATCAGGCAACAGATACCGTGTGAAACTGCGGGCGTAGTGTGCACAG GAGCTAGCATGCAAACTGAGATTACCCTCACACCCCCTGAGTCAACAGTCTCAGCAGGTGACAGCATTGAATTTAGATGCAGTACATCATCAGACACCTGCTCCTCAACAGACTTCAAGTTGTCAAGGAATGGGGAAGCGATGATGACTACATCAGCCACTGACTACCAGAGAAATGTGACCTTTGCCTTACTTTCTCTGGACACTTCTAGCCAGGGAAATTACTCATGTGGCTATTCCCCCAACTTCACTGAGAGTGTGCCAGTCACTCTCACTGTTG TTTCTCTAGCAAAGCCAGTTCTCACCCTTGAAACGGACACACCAACCTGGGGTCAGCCGGTCCAGATGACCTGTACCATTTCCACTGAACACCTGGGTGGGACGTTCACCTTACAGCAGCTGTCTGGGTCGTACAGAGCGGAAAAGCAGGGCTCAACACCTACTGTTGATTTCACCATCCCTCAGGCTTACAATAGCCACTCAggatcctactactgccagtatGAGACAAGAGTAAATGATCGTCTCTTCAACTCCACTCTCAGCAATCTTCTGAATTTCTCAGTAACGG cATCCTCCGTTAGGTTGTCTGGCGGCCGCACCAACTGTTCTGGACGAGTGGAAGTCTACCACGTAGACCAGTGGGctagtgtgtgtgatgatggctGGGACATGAACGATGCTGTGGTGGTGTGCAGACAGCTGGGTTGCGGAGACGCTCTTTGTGCCCCTGAGAGCTCCCACTTTGGTGCTGTCAGAGGAAGCACTGATGACAGGATGACTGATGTGGCATGCTCAGGAACCGAAGGCTTTCTCACTGACTGCTCCCATGCCATCAGGCAACAGATACCGTGTGAAACTGCGGGCGTGGTGTGCACAG GAGCTAGCATGCAACCTGAGATTAGCCTCACACCCCCCGAGTCAACAGTCTCAGCAGGTGACAGCATTGAATTTAGATGCACTACCTCATCAGACACCTGCTCCTCAACAGACTTCAAGTTGTCAAGGAATGGGGAATCGATGATGACTACATCAGCCACTGACTACCACAGAAATGTAACCTTTGCATTGCTTTCTCTGGACACTTCTAGCCAGGGAAATTACTCATGTGGCTATTCCCCCAACTTTACTGAGAGTGTGCCAGTCACTCTCACTGTTG TTTCTCTAGCAAATCCAGTTCTCACCCTTGAAACGGACACACCAACCTGGGGTCAGCCGGTCCAGATGACTTGCACCATCTCCACTGAACACCTGGGTGGGACGTTCACCTTACAGCAGCTGTCTGGGTCGTACAGAGCGGAAAAGCGGGGCTCAACACCTACTGTTGATTTCACCATCCCTCAGGCTTACAATAGCCACTCAggatcctactactgccagtatGAGACAAGAGTAAATGATCGTCTCTTCAACTCCACTCTCAGCAATCTTCTGAATTTCTCAGTGATGG CATCCTCCATTAGGTTGTCTGGCGGCCGCACCAGCTGTTCTGGATGGGTGGAGGTCTACCACGTAGATCAgtgggccagtgtgtgtgatgatggctGGGACATGAACGATGCTGTGGTGGTGTGCAGACAGCTGGGGTGCGGAGATGCTCTTTGTGCCCCTGAGAGCTCCCACTTTGGCACTGTCAGAGGAAGCACTGATGACAGGATGACTGATTTGGCATGCTCAGGCACTGAAGGCTTCCTCACTGACTGCTCCCATGCCATCAGGCAACAGATACCGTGTGAAACTGCGGGCGTAGTGTGCACAG GAGCTAGCATGCAACCAGAGATTACCCTCACACCTCCCGAGTCAACAGTCCCAGCAGGCGACAGCATTGAATTTAGATGTGCTACTTCATCAGACACCTGCAACACAACAGAGTTCAAGCTATCAAGGAATGGGGAAACCATCAATGCTACATCAGCTACTGACTACCAGAGACATGTGACCTTTGGGTTTCCTTCCCTGGACATATCTAACCAAGGAATTTACTCGTGTGCCTATTCCCCGACCTTCACTGAAAGTGTGCCAGTCAATCTCACTATCG TTGCTCTGGCAAAGCCAGTTCTCACCCTTGAAACGGACACACCAACCTGGGGTCAGCCAGTCCAGATGACCTGCACCATCTCCACTGAACACCTGGGTGGGACGTTCACCTTACAGCAGCAGCCTGGGTCGTACAAACGGAAAAAGCAGGGATCAACACCTGCTGTTGTTTTCACTATCCCTCAGGCTTATGGCAGCCACTCAGGATCCTACAACTGCCAGTATGAAATAAGAGTGAATGGCCGTCTCTTCACATCGACTAGTAGCAACCATATGAACCTCTCAGTGAAGG aTCTAATCAAACCAAACGAGGAGGTATGTCCCAGCTTTGGCTaa